One Fictibacillus halophilus genomic window, ACTTAGTACCGTTGCAAAAAAAAATTGAAATCACTCTTACTATTTAGTATTACTTATTACCTCTACATTGTATGACTGAGTACCATAAATGTCAACCGTTTTCCAAAAATAAATTTTTACTGTTTATAAAAGACTCGTCTCAGACGAGTCTTCAAATTATGATGAACTTAATAGAGAGCAAAAGTAGCAATATACTTTCTACCTCTCCTAAACCAAAATCAATCTTTACTTCTTCACAAACTGATTATTAGCAAACTCAAACCCAACCGTTAGATCCTCCTTTAAAATTAACATCGCACTAAACTTTTTCTTTTCTTTCGCTTTTGGTTTAAAACCTTTAATAAGGCTTGTTTTCCCTTTCGTACAAAGATCCTTCACCTGTTTTTCCGTAATCGTCTTACCAAGTAATTTCCCTGGAAAAGTTTGTTTGCAACCATTAGCATGTTCTGAGCAGCGATAATAGGAACGACTTACGCTGATCTTTCCTTTTTTACACCGAGGACAACTAGCAATCGGTTTCTGACTCACATTCTTAACTCCATCAATACTCTCCTGAATAGGTGCAGCATTCAATTGTCCAGGTACTTCTTCAATTAATTTGTTAAGAAACTTTGCGATGCTTCCCAAAAAAGCTTGAGGTGTCCCATCTCCGTTTCCTATTTTCTTTAGATAGGTTTCCCATTTGGCCGTCATGGATGGACTCGATAGCAGGTTACCTTCTATCGACTGACACAGAATCTTTCCTTTATCAGTAATGTGAACAATATTCTTTTTCACTTCAATGTATTGATGCTTTTTAATGGTCTCAATGATTCCACTTCGTGTCGCTTCCGTACCTAAGCCTTCTACCTCTTTTAATATTTCACTTTCTTCTTCATTCTCAACCGACTTACCACACGTTTTCATCATTGAGATGAGTTGACCTTCTGTATAAGGTTTAGGAGGGGTAGTCATTCCTTCTTTCATTTTGACGAAACTTTTCACTTCTTCCCCTTTTTCAAGTTTCGGAAGAGCTTGTGCTGCTTTTTCATCTTTATTAGCATTTGGGTTTTCTTTGTCCTTTGATCCATAGTTAAAAAGTTCTTTCCATCCCTTACTGATCTCTGTTTTTCCTACGGACTCGAAGTCTAAACCATTCACGCTCGTTGTTACTTTTGTCTCTTCGTACACATAATCGTGATGAAACATCGCAAGCGTCGTGTTTAACACTTCAAAGTAAATCTTTTTCTCTTCAATTGATAACCCTTGAATTTTTGCTCGGGTTGGAACATTTTTTGTCGGAATAATTGCATAGTGTTCTTGAACCTTTGAAGAGTCTACATATCTTTTACTAGGTCGTTTAGAAGCTGAAGAAAAACGATTCTCTATGAGATCTTGATAAGACTCAAGATTAGCAGATAGATACGCGAACTCATTCTCTGTAATGTACTGGGTGTCAGTTCTTGGATACGATAGAATTTTCTTATCGTACAACTTCTGAACCGTATCTAAAACCTTTTTAGGGCTGTATTTCCATCTTCTGTTTGCTGTTGCCTGCAACGTCGAGAGCGCATGCAACTTAGGTGATTTGATTCTCATTTCTTTTTTCGAAACGGCTTTAATGATACCCGTATCTTTACCAGTAATGTTGTGCTTGTCCAGCAGTTGTTGTACTTCCTCTTGTTTTTCGCTTTTAATTCTTGCTTTGCCTTTATACTTTCCGTTTGCGGCGGTAAAGTTCCCTTCAATCTCATAAAAAGGCTTTGCCACGAAATTCTCAATCTCGAGGTGCCTTTGATAGATCAAGTACGTTGTTGGCGACTGCACCCTACCGATGCTCAAGCTATCCGTTAGTCCCTTTTGCTGTAAAAGTAACGTATAAAGGCGGCTTCCGTTCATGCCAACAAGCCAATCAGAAATCTGACGTGTTTTCGCTTCGGCATACAGCAAGAGATCTTTCTCATTATCATGTAAGTTAGAGAACCCTTTACGGACCTCATCAACTTCTAGAGAGTTTATCCAAAGTCGTTTGATGGTTTTGCCTCTCACACCTGTCAAATGATAGATCGAATAAAAGATGTTCGAACCTTCACGATCCACATCACATCCGTTAATGATGATATCCGCTTCTTTAAATAAGCGTTTTACCGCGTTAAACTGTTCATACTTCCCCGTTGCGACCTTAAATTCATAACGTTCAGGTAAAATCGGTAAAGAAGACAAACGCCATGTTCCCCACTCAGACTTATATTCTTTGGGTTGCTTCAGCTCGACCAAGTGACCGATGCCCCATGTGATTATGGCGCCACTTGGGAAGGTGCTGCATGGGTTTAATTCTATATGCGTTTTGTCTTTTTTCTTTATTGAAAAGGCATCTGAATAAGCCTTAGCTTGGGATGGCTTTTCTGCTAAAATAACTATTTTACTCATAGGAATTCACCTTTTTACTGAAATTTTTTACTTAAAGAAAAAGAAAATAAGGGAAGCGATACACCACCCTTACTCTACTTTTCTATTTGACTGGTTATAAATGTTTATTTAGAGAAGGCTTTTATCTCGACTTGTATCATCTAACGTTGGCAAGACGTTCTCTAGATCCAGAATGTCTTTTTCCCTAATTAACGAACTGCCACCTTTATATAAAAGCTGAATTTCTGGTCTTATGTATGGAACTCCTGCAGAAGTCTTCAATTCGATATCAGTTAGCTTCCTTCTTATTGTACCATTTCGCTTGTAAATCCAATAATCATTCTCTGAATCTATGATCATCACTTGAAAAGCCCAAGTGGATTCTCCCTTTTTCTTAACCCATATATTATCAAAATGAGAATCTAGCTTTTATAACATACAATACAAAGTATGTGGATAAATAGTAAATACTCATCTTTCAAGAATTTAAAAGTAATAACACCACCTAGTAAAGAGTGGTTTTAAAAAAAAAACAGTTCCAAGGAAATAAATGCTATATTTTTCTTTAGTAGAATAGTATAATTAAATAGTTTTCGCAGACAACATATGATTATAGGGGGTTTTATCTTGCGTAAATTTTTGCTTTTAATTTTAGTTCTAGGAGTTTCTTTATTAGGTGCTTGTTCAAATAACGAGCAAACAAATGAGGAGAAGACTACTTCTGCCAGTAAGGAAGAAAAGAAAGATGGCGTTTCAGTTGATAAAGGGCTTTTAAATGTAGAAGTTACTCTACCCGCTTCTTTTTTTGAAGGAGAGGATATAGATTCTACTATCGCTGAAGCAAAAAAAGATGGGGTTAAAGAAGTAACTAAAAACAAAGATGGATCTTTAACTTATAAAATGTCGAAATCTAAACACAAAGAAATGATGAAAGAAGTAGAAACAAGCATTAAAGAGTCTGTTGAAGAAGCCAAAACTAGTGGAGACTATGCTTCTATAAATGACATCACTTATAACAAATCATTTTCTGAGTTTACACTCTTAGTAGATAAAGCAGCCTATGAGAATAGTATGGATGGTTTTGCAGCTATAGGCTTTGGGATGACTGGTATGATGTACCAAATGTATAACGGAGTTGATTCGGATGATACGAAAGTAACTATTTTTGTAAAAGACAAAGCTACAGAAAAAACATTCGATGAAATTGTATACCCTGACGCATTGGAAGAAACAAGCTCAAATTAAGTCAAATTCTAAAGCTAGGAGGAAAAGATATGAACATAAATTTAAAAAAGAGAATAAATCTATCACTGATAAGTTTTCTTACGATCGGTTTACTTAGCGCATGTGGACAAGATACTAAAGATGTATCTATTGATGAGACTAAACAAGAAACCAAGGAATCTTCGAGTAATTTAACCAATTCTAAAGAAAAAAAAGAGTCAAAACTTGGTTCTAGAACTAACCCAGTTCCCTTTCAAAAAACAGCGACTGTTGACGATGAAATAATCAACGATAATGGTGATTCATTTAAAATTAAACTTGATTTAACCGTTACAGAGGTAGTTCGCGGTGAAGCAGCTTATAACAAACTTTATGAAATGAATGAATTTAATGAAAAAGCACCAGAAGGATACGAATGGGTATTAACAAAAACCAAAGTAAAATTAACAGAATCTGAAACAGATGATTTGGCATTCCTAGTTGATGGAATAGTTAATTTCTCAATGGTAAGCGAAAATGGTGATATATATAGCGGAGATATTACAGCTACAACTGAACCTGATTTTAGTTTTGAAATGTATACAGGAAATGAAAAAGAAGGATATATTGCTAATCTTGTAAAAACAGGCGAAAAAGCTCAACTGCGTTACGAAAATATGCTCGACGGGCAGGTATTTTTTAATCTACAATAATAAATACATTTCGCGAAAAAGTTAAACTATAACCCGAATTAATATCTTATTCGGGTTTTTTCACGTTTTTATATTGCAGAATTCTACGACTAAATGTATCAAGTTCTATCTAATCTCTCTGCTTTATGCTTTGCATATAGACCGGCTTTAACGAGGCCAATAGAAAAAAGAGAAAGTATGCCATTATAAACAATTGCAAAGTAAGCTAATTGAGGAACCTCAAATTTAATTGAGTAAAAATAACCTGCTGCCATACTCATTGAAACAATATAAATAAATGGAATTCGATTTAAAGAGTAGGTAATTGCCCCACTAATTATTAGAACCAAAGAACCCATGATAAAGAATTGATTGATAAATACAAACAGAAACTCCATAAAAGTTCCTCCAAATATCTCGCCATTTTGTTATTTATAATCATATTATTGTAATATTTTTTAGCTTTAAAAAGTTATAAAACTCAATTTGCGAACCCTACACTTTCTCAACCGAACTACTAGTCGCAAATATCCCAGCTAGCAAGGTTATTAAACCGATGATAAAAAATGCTGGTAATAACAACATCATCATACCTACTGCAGCAAATCCATCTCCCACTGCTAATCCAACTGGAATAGAAATAAGGAATGTTAAAAACGGGTTAAACCCTATCATAATAAATAGTCCCCACACTACGCATTTCCTCTTTGTTGTTTTTCCTTTTGTGAGCTTTATTGCCAACACTGCTAACAGCAACAGTGCACCTATAGCTATAACAAATGCCATTGTCATTACCCCACTTTTTATCGAGTCATATCCATTTCAACGTTAATAATGGTTAAAATGGATCTATTTTAACTATATGCTCACATTTTACTCAATAGCTCACGTTGATTTTCCTACCTCTTAAACTATGTAAACAATCTTAGATGTTCCAAATTGTCATTAAACAAACAGTGCCATCATAATTAAATCTTGATATTGACCCTTCATTTTCACAGCTTTTGCTTTTCTTCCTTCTTCCACAAAGTTCAAAGATTTATATAATTTAATTGCTCCATGGTTGTCTTCCATGACTTCAAGACAAATCTTTTCGATGGTTTCGTTGTTCCTAGCCCAGGTAAGTAGTGATTCTATCAGTGCTCTTCCAACGCCATGATTTCGATATTGGGGTAAGACGGTCATCGCAAAAGAACCTTGGTGTGCTATTTTTTCTTTGTTTCCGTTTTTAAAGTCCATTACACCTACAACCTCGTTTTCAAATTCAGCCACAAGTTTAATATAATTTGGGTTTGCAGAGTAATATTCTAATTCCTTTTTGATATCTTCCAGATTTAACTTTGCAAGATCTTCCACAGTACTTAACATGTAGGGAGCATCGACTAATGCTTTTGGTGCTGCACTTAACATCATTTCCGCATCGTCTACAGTAGCCTCCCTTATTGTTACATTTTTCCCACTTTTGGTTTTATAAACGTTACTATGAGTTGATAGAATACTAACGCTCCCTTTCAGATGTAATGTTTGATTTAATTTACTACTACAATTTCCCCTTCACCACTAGGGACTTCAAAACCGTTAAGATAAGAATTTAACAGTTCATCTGAAATCGGGAAAGAATTTGCATCAAAGCGTTTGTTCCTTAACTTTAACCGCTTCCTTAACTCATCCGTATGAACTTTTAAATAGATAAGTTTCCATTTACCGCCAGAATTCTCAATTAGCTTTTTATATTCGTTCCTTCTTGCTCGATCCCAGAAACTAAAATCAACGACAACTTGTTGTTTTTCGTGAATCAACTGAATTAAACGCTTTCGTAATTTATCCTCTGCTTCTTTTCTGTATTCCTCAAACCTTTCCATTGGGAAATCGATTCCCCAACGGCCATTGGTTGCCCATATTTCCTCATCAATTGAAAGACGCACAAAACCGTTCTTCTCTAACTGTTGTGAAAAGGTGGTTTTTCCTGACCCGGCCACACCACACATCATTACAACTAAAGGAGTTACAGCATTTTGTTCACGGTAGATTAATTCAAAATTAAATACATCAAACATCTGCTTACCCCTTCCACACTAGAAATGTATGTTTAAATTCATTTTAAAAATTCCCCGTATCAATCTAGAAAATTTTTATTAACCGTTCTCTATTATATGTAAATTTTTTTACAAATTATTTAGTTCAATAAAAATAGCATTTCTCCTCCTTGAAGCAATGCATCGGATAGCTGAAAAACTTATACCATCCAAAAAATATCATGAAGGGAACGTGTCAAGCTATGCTCTCATAATTTATTGAGGTAATGAAGCATTTTACATTGGAGGAAAGGGAATGAACCCTATGTATGCTTATCGCAATCCGCAAACAACTCAAAATGGACCTATGCAAGTTATAGTCATAGAACCTTTTGTATATGAAGCGTTACGAAGTTTAATAGGAAAAAGAGCCGTATTAGATACCACACGCGGTTCTGTTAGTGGAATGGTTATTGATGCAAAGGTTGATCATGTTGTCATTCAAGAGCATGATTCTACATTCTTTGTTCGTCTGAGTGAAATTGTTTGGATAATGCCAGAATCATAAATACTATTATTTAGCTACACCTTTAGGCACTCCACAGATTTCCATCCTTAACTCAAACAGACTACCATTTTTAAAAATGGATTTGTCTGTTTGAGTTAATATTTTTCTGGTGTAGTCTACTCAGACTAGATTCTAGTTCAAAGTAATGGAGTAAAAATAAAAAAAGGAACCCTAATCAAAAAGGCTCTATTATCATAAACAAATATAAGCTTTAAACCGTTTGATAAGAAAAAGTGAATCCTTAGCAGAATTCTATTGAACCTTCTATTACGAATTTATAAAGTAATTGGACCCCTTTTTAGAGTCATTTCTTAAATGACACGTATACATAGTAAGTAAAAGATGCTAACGGTTTATTCACTTGCTTCAGCAGCCATTGCACTTGCTTTCGTTTTATGGACGGTTCCGAATGGATGTTCTGGTGGAGCATAGATCGCATACAGTTTTAAAGGCTTATTGCCAGTGTTGGTTAAATTGTGCCACTTACCCGCAGGAATCATAATGGCAAAGTCGGCATAAGCTTTAACGGCAAAGTCTAGTTTATTTTTGGAATTACCCATCTGAACGATCCCTTCACCTTCTTCGATTCGTAAGAACTGATCAGTATTTGGATGGACTTCTAATCCGATATCATCTCCAACATTAATGGTCATCAAGGTTACTTGCAAATGCTCGCCAGTCCATAAAGCCGTACGGTACGTATCATTTTGTTTAGATGCTTCTTCAATGTTAATAACTAATGGCTTTCCTCCATAATCTCTTATTTCCGCTAAGCTATCTCTGTATAACCATTCCATTTGAGATACACTCTCCTTTTTTTGCTCAGAAGCTTGCATGAAAACATGCTGAACATAAGGATGATTACTTTGCTGACAGATCTCCTTATAAGCATGACAACCTTCTGTTTCCGCATCATAAACTTTTCTCAATCCATCTTTGTAACTGTAGAGAGCGACCGAATATACACGATATTCTGGCTGGAATCCAGTAAGAGAGATATAGAGTTCACTAAATTTCTGCAAATTATATCGATTAGCTTCAAGTAATTGTAGAATGTGAGTTCTATGAAGCTCATTTGGCGCAATTTGTGCTAGGCTCTGGGATAAGCTAATCGCTAAAGCTTCTCTCTGAATAGCCATAAGAAAGGGTTCTGCTTGTGTATACACTTTACTCATTCCCTTCAGAACTTTTCAGATTATCATATGCCTATGTTTCTTATTTTAGTATGAGTGGACAGGTTGAATTCTGTTTTCCATAGGATTTAGAATATTATCCCTTAAATATTGTTAGATACTATCTTTTAAGTGGTGGTGTATGATATATAACTTTTTAAACGAAAAAAACCCCCTGAGTAATTGCACACGGGGTTTAATCAACACAGTTTTTTTAACTTGTTATTTGCAACTTGTCTATGTTAAGATTTAACGACTTTATTGTCTTTTATGTGAATATCATGCACAGCGACCAAACTTTCTAAAGCTCGTTGACTCAAACGATCTGCATCATAAGCACAAATCGAGATAACACTCATTGTTTTTAGTAATTGATCAATTCTTCTTTCATAACTGATTAATTCTTTACTCGTTAAGTCATTACCCCATTCAACATGACCCCAGGTCACAATACGTTCACCCTTCTCTACATAAGGCCTCACCTTATCTAGAAAATGGTTATAAATTGAATCAGGGTTAAAACTTTCTTGCTCATAGTAAAAATCAAAAGTATTTTCTCGCTTTAAATTTAAAAGCTTTTGCTCACATACTGATTCTTTTAACCTTTTTAAGATCATAGGATAAATCCTGTCGTTTTCAACGAGCAAAACCTGTGTACCTCTATTTAGTTCATCGCTTAAATAATCTGCAGCTATTTGAACATAATGATCAACTTGGTTAAAGACAAAAAGTATATGGGCGTTTTCAGACTTAAGATGATCGATTTCATCCGTTAAATTCACCTTATTATCTTTCAAAAAAACATTCCTCCCTGTAAGAGTTTATCTATAATTAGAAGAATCGTTTTTACTCACTATTCTTGTAGACACTATTTTTTCCTATTCAATTAGCAACTTAACTATTATCAGAAAAAAGAATCTTTCTTTCTTTCATGATTACAATCGATTGCCGAAGATATTGAAGAAACCTTAAATAAAGAAAAAAATAGTGAGAATTTAATCTTCCTATGTTTTCATACGTATCATTAATCTGTTTGATTTTGCTTCTTTTTCAAATACTCGGTACGTAATTTTTCAAGATGCTTCTTTTTATCAAATTTGGCAGGCGTCTGTTTTTCATGAAACTTTGTCACAGCTACCTTACCTTTGTCATCCAATTGATATTTCCCCACTTTGTTCACCTACTTTTCTAATCTTTAAAGAAAATCTATTAAACAAATATAACATACCTTATTTTACAGAGGTAAACCTTATTACTTTAATAGTGTACTGCAAACTTTACATATATCAGTAAAACATTTGAAACTTAGTAGAATTAATTAATCATTATCTTTTAGAGAAGAATATCTTAAATTTATTCAAGGTTATTATTTCTTCTAATATAAGAATTTTGCCTTTTAAAAAGGAAAAAGTCCTTCTTCTTCATGAAGAAATGGACTCTATTGTTGAATATTATACTTTCCACGATAATCTTTATAACATATGTGGATTTAGTTAAAACTAAGGACACTATTAAAATAATAAATATGGCTACAATCACTTTAATAACTTCTTACTCCTTGCCAACTAACATACTGTTATTAACATTTTAGTGTAATTTCATTAATTAACAATTATGATACCATATTTTTCCCATAGCATAGCTGTTTTAAATACTGTCCTCAATTTAAGCAGCAACAACTAAATCTGACCAAAAAATAGGCTCGAGGTTAATATAAAGTACGGAATATTATACAAACCAACAAAATATTAGAACAAAAAGAGTAGCGCTCAAACAAAATGGTTCGTGGGCCACTCTTTTTAGATTACTAGGTTTTAATACAGCTTTGCTTTCCCCTTCGGTGCTGCTCAAACAGGATATTATCCTTCTGCCTTAAACTGCACCGTTAGTTTGAGTACATTTCTTCACAATCTCTTCCTAATTCCAACATATTTTATCAACTTCTTTATTCAACACTCTGGTCCGTTTTATAAAAATAGGTATGTTTTTATTACAGAACTGCACCTTATAATCTTCCGGTTAATCTGTTGAATTTTTTCTAAATGGAAGCTGTTAGCGGAATGCTTACTCTCTACGAACCCGCTTGCAGTACTGCCAAAGAGAAGTTAAATAAATGAAGACAAAAAAGCTGACATCAAAAAGGTCACGATAAGTGTCCTATGATGTCAGCCTTTTTCTTATACAGCTTCTTTCTTTTCAGTTTGTCCAACTTCAGCCATTCTCTTTTTGCCAGCAAAATGATAATAAATATAACAGGCGATAAGAAAAGGAACACCGCAATACAGTGATATTCTTTGCTCAGGTATGAAGGCTAAGCTGACAATTACGATCAGATTACAAACAATCGCAAGAATAGGTACAAATGGATAAAGCGGCGTTCTGTATTTTAAATCTTCTACTCTTCCGCCTTCTGCAATATATTTTCTTCTTGCAAGAAGACTGGATACTGCAATAGATAACCACGTAAACACTGCTCCAAACCCAGCAATGGATAAAAGCCACAAGTAAACCGTTTCTTCTGCGAAAATTCCGCTAAGCAATGACAAACAACCTACTCCTAAACTTACAATAAGAGCAACCATTGGGACGCCTCTTTTATTAAGCTTGCCAAAAACAGGATTAATCATCCCCTGGTTAGACATTGACCAAAGCATACGTGACGTCGCATACAAACCTGAATTTGCAACTGATAATACAGCGGTTATGATGACTAAATTCATAATATCTGCTGCATACGGTATGCCTATTCCTTCAAAAACTTCCACGAACGGACTTTCCACTGCGTTAGCTTTTTCCCAAGGAAATAGAGCTGCTAGTATAAAGATTGATAAGATAAAGAAGACTAGAATTCTCCATACGGTGCTGTTGATCGCTTTTGGGATAGCCTTTTCAGGGTCTTTACTCTCCCCTGCAGCTATACCAACAAGCTCAGTACCTTGAAACGAAAAGTTAACAGCAATCATTGTTACTACTATCGCACCTAAACCATTCGGGAAGAGTCCGCCATGATCAGTAAAGTTAGACAAGAATGGTGTGGGCTGACCGTCAACATGCAAGAAACCAAATACAACAGCTCCACCAATTAAGATAAATGCAATAATAGTTATAACTTTGATTCCGGCAAACCAAAATTCTACTTCTCCAAAGCTTTTAGTAGAAAGTGCATTGATAAAAATAAAAACAGCGTAAACACAACACACCAGACCCATGTAGAGACATCTGGGAACCATCGCTTCATCAACAAACTTACAGTTATTAGCTCTAACCCTATCGTTACGGACCAGTTTAACCATGACATCCAGCCAACCACATATCCTGCGGATGGGGAGATAAACTTTGTCGCGTATGTTTGGTATGAACCCGCATCCGGCACTCGAACAGCCAATTCACCAAGGCAAAGCATCGTTAAATACATAACAAATCCGCCCCATATATAGGCAGCTAAGGCTCCGCCGGGTCCTGCTTCATGTATGGTGTACCCAGAACTCATAAATAGCCCTGTCCCGATTACCCCACCAAGTGCAATCATTAGAATATGCCGACTCTTTAGTTCTCTCTTTAACGTGTTATTGCCCATAAAAATCCTCCTGTGTAAAATCTTTCGTGTTGTAAGCGCTTTCCTTTTAAAGGATTAAAAAACACTACCTCTCAGGTAATACTTTACTTCTAAATCTATTATTTTTTGATAATTAATACTATAGCTTATATTTTGTTAACTTACAATATGATTACTTCAAGTGACAAGTCTACCTATTTTGATAGAAACATATTCCTATTAAAGATCTTTGTAAAAGAAACTGCCTAAAAATTACGC contains:
- a CDS encoding cupin domain-containing protein — encoded protein: MAIQREALAISLSQSLAQIAPNELHRTHILQLLEANRYNLQKFSELYISLTGFQPEYRVYSVALYSYKDGLRKVYDAETEGCHAYKEICQQSNHPYVQHVFMQASEQKKESVSQMEWLYRDSLAEIRDYGGKPLVINIEEASKQNDTYRTALWTGEHLQVTLMTINVGDDIGLEVHPNTDQFLRIEEGEGIVQMGNSKNKLDFAVKAYADFAIMIPAGKWHNLTNTGNKPLKLYAIYAPPEHPFGTVHKTKASAMAAEASE
- the topB gene encoding type IA DNA topoisomerase, whose product is MSKIVILAEKPSQAKAYSDAFSIKKKDKTHIELNPCSTFPSGAIITWGIGHLVELKQPKEYKSEWGTWRLSSLPILPERYEFKVATGKYEQFNAVKRLFKEADIIINGCDVDREGSNIFYSIYHLTGVRGKTIKRLWINSLEVDEVRKGFSNLHDNEKDLLLYAEAKTRQISDWLVGMNGSRLYTLLLQQKGLTDSLSIGRVQSPTTYLIYQRHLEIENFVAKPFYEIEGNFTAANGKYKGKARIKSEKQEEVQQLLDKHNITGKDTGIIKAVSKKEMRIKSPKLHALSTLQATANRRWKYSPKKVLDTVQKLYDKKILSYPRTDTQYITENEFAYLSANLESYQDLIENRFSSASKRPSKRYVDSSKVQEHYAIIPTKNVPTRAKIQGLSIEEKKIYFEVLNTTLAMFHHDYVYEETKVTTSVNGLDFESVGKTEISKGWKELFNYGSKDKENPNANKDEKAAQALPKLEKGEEVKSFVKMKEGMTTPPKPYTEGQLISMMKTCGKSVENEEESEILKEVEGLGTEATRSGIIETIKKHQYIEVKKNIVHITDKGKILCQSIEGNLLSSPSMTAKWETYLKKIGNGDGTPQAFLGSIAKFLNKLIEEVPGQLNAAPIQESIDGVKNVSQKPIASCPRCKKGKISVSRSYYRCSEHANGCKQTFPGKLLGKTITEKQVKDLCTKGKTSLIKGFKPKAKEKKKFSAMLILKEDLTVGFEFANNQFVKK
- a CDS encoding MEDS domain-containing protein, coding for MKDNKVNLTDEIDHLKSENAHILFVFNQVDHYVQIAADYLSDELNRGTQVLLVENDRIYPMILKRLKESVCEQKLLNLKRENTFDFYYEQESFNPDSIYNHFLDKVRPYVEKGERIVTWGHVEWGNDLTSKELISYERRIDQLLKTMSVISICAYDADRLSQRALESLVAVHDIHIKDNKVVKS
- a CDS encoding AAA family ATPase — translated: MFDVFNFELIYREQNAVTPLVVMMCGVAGSGKTTFSQQLEKNGFVRLSIDEEIWATNGRWGIDFPMERFEEYRKEAEDKLRKRLIQLIHEKQQVVVDFSFWDRARRNEYKKLIENSGGKWKLIYLKVHTDELRKRLKLRNKRFDANSFPISDELLNSYLNGFEVPSGEGEIVVVN
- a CDS encoding GNAT family N-acetyltransferase translates to MLSAAPKALVDAPYMLSTVEDLAKLNLEDIKKELEYYSANPNYIKLVAEFENEVVGVMDFKNGNKEKIAHQGSFAMTVLPQYRNHGVGRALIESLLTWARNNETIEKICLEVMEDNHGAIKLYKSLNFVEEGRKAKAVKMKGQYQDLIMMALFV
- a CDS encoding YuzF family protein codes for the protein MNPMYAYRNPQTTQNGPMQVIVIEPFVYEALRSLIGKRAVLDTTRGSVSGMVIDAKVDHVVIQEHDSTFFVRLSEIVWIMPES